One genomic segment of Lewinellaceae bacterium includes these proteins:
- a CDS encoding glycosyltransferase: MEVPVLSIVIVNYNVRYFLEQCLNSVIAASQNLTTEIIVVDNASSDDSMAMVHARFPQVQCIANTENAGFARANNQGIMASTGDLVLLLNPDTVLQENTLYNCVEFLRSHPSAGAVGVRMIDGSGKFLPESKRGLPTPFVAFCRFSGLASLFPRSKLFNRYYLGYLDEHKDQEVDVLCGAFMMVRREAINKAGLLDERFFMYGEDIDWSYRITQAGFSLHYLASTSIIHYKGESMRKGSLKYIRIFYQAMVIFANKYFGRQARWYVWLLRLGIYSQAGWAFITPYLRIIGRVLVDAFLLMAGFYLLKEGWESIKYSDTYYPASYNYIQVPAYAALFILYHALLGGYRRIVEIWKWLHGWFWAVISLLIIYALLPDTWRPSRVLLLASSAWALLYWLIKWMAVKGMRLHPLPLRRILIIGSKQTSQRLLDLLEYLKQPFQWVGYIDPEDPDPDAENFRDLSVLPDLCRSRHVDEIIFSSPEISVSAITQWMTILGPDIHYKMANETALSIIGSSSKDTRGELITYDLQQNLQIPHFLVQKRLLDLGVALLLLVVSPVVVWNVKNKRGLAANWWQVIRGYKTWVGYAKGDPLIRHLPPLRQGILSPTFKYAERATQPDTLHKINSLYAKEFDIWMDIEIIFRGFQNLGND; this comes from the coding sequence ATGGAGGTTCCAGTCCTTAGCATTGTTATTGTCAATTACAATGTCCGGTATTTCCTGGAACAATGCCTCAATTCAGTTATCGCGGCATCCCAAAACTTAACCACTGAGATCATTGTAGTCGATAATGCTTCTTCGGATGACTCGATGGCTATGGTTCACGCCAGGTTTCCACAGGTTCAATGCATCGCCAACACTGAAAATGCAGGATTTGCCCGCGCCAATAATCAGGGTATAATGGCATCGACAGGAGATTTGGTGTTGTTGCTGAATCCGGACACCGTGTTGCAGGAGAATACCCTGTACAACTGTGTTGAATTTCTCCGTTCACATCCGTCCGCCGGGGCAGTGGGCGTTCGGATGATCGATGGCTCCGGAAAATTTCTCCCGGAATCCAAACGTGGATTGCCTACGCCTTTCGTCGCTTTCTGCAGGTTTTCCGGACTGGCTTCACTATTCCCGCGATCAAAGCTGTTCAACCGCTATTACCTGGGCTACCTGGATGAGCATAAGGATCAGGAAGTGGATGTTTTGTGTGGTGCATTTATGATGGTTCGCCGTGAAGCGATCAACAAAGCTGGTTTGCTGGATGAGCGTTTTTTTATGTATGGAGAAGATATCGACTGGTCTTACCGGATTACCCAGGCCGGATTTAGCCTCCATTATCTGGCTTCGACATCCATTATTCACTATAAAGGGGAGTCGATGCGGAAAGGGAGTCTGAAATACATCCGCATCTTTTATCAGGCGATGGTGATTTTTGCCAATAAATATTTTGGACGGCAGGCGAGATGGTACGTGTGGCTGTTACGGCTGGGGATCTATTCCCAGGCCGGTTGGGCATTTATAACGCCTTATTTACGGATCATTGGCCGGGTTTTAGTGGATGCCTTCCTGCTGATGGCAGGCTTCTACCTTTTAAAGGAAGGTTGGGAGTCGATCAAATACTCTGATACCTACTATCCTGCAAGTTATAATTACATACAGGTCCCTGCATATGCGGCGCTTTTCATTCTTTACCACGCACTTTTGGGTGGATACCGCCGGATTGTGGAAATCTGGAAATGGCTGCACGGGTGGTTCTGGGCGGTCATCAGTTTGTTGATCATCTATGCACTATTGCCGGATACCTGGCGTCCATCGCGGGTTTTGCTACTGGCATCATCGGCATGGGCATTGCTTTACTGGCTGATCAAATGGATGGCTGTGAAAGGGATGCGACTGCATCCTTTGCCTCTCAGACGGATCCTGATCATTGGCAGCAAACAGACGAGCCAGCGATTACTGGACCTGCTGGAGTATCTGAAACAGCCTTTCCAGTGGGTGGGTTACATCGATCCGGAAGATCCTGATCCGGATGCGGAGAATTTTAGAGACTTATCCGTATTGCCGGACCTGTGCCGTAGCCGGCATGTCGATGAGATCATTTTCTCGTCGCCCGAAATATCTGTTTCGGCCATAACCCAATGGATGACAATCCTGGGGCCGGATATCCATTATAAAATGGCTAATGAAACTGCCTTAAGCATCATTGGCAGTTCATCCAAGGACACACGGGGAGAACTTATCACCTATGATCTGCAGCAAAACCTGCAAATTCCTCATTTCCTCGTACAGAAAAGATTGTTGGATCTGGGCGTTGCTTTACTTTTACTGGTGGTGTCCCCGGTGGTGGTTTGGAATGTTAAAAATAAGCGTGGCCTGGCAGCTAATTGGTGGCAGGTAATCCGGGGGTATAAAACCTGGGTCGGATATGCCAAGGGAGACCCCCTGATCAGGCACCTACCGCCACTCCGTCAGGGTATTCTCTCACCTACCTTCAAGTACGCAGAAAGGGCAACCCAGCCGGATACCCTGCATAAGATCAATTCACTTTATGCGAAAGAGTTCGATATTTGGATGGATATCGAAATCATTTTTCGTGGATTTCAAAATTTAGGAAATGACTGA
- a CDS encoding OmpA family protein, whose protein sequence is MQHRIIFFLFGFLIFGSLNAQDDAFTKPMINDDMTVDPDQNHKWKMGEAGYSAKPKDMWELGIHAGSYFINGDVDTHWPNLGLGLHLRKAIHYAFSVRGDLFYGVATGLDPQRSSDAVMNIDLIPAVRDKVSDLYRNYKTKYFYGSIQGVLNIGNILFHQERNKWNTYMFLGIGLDNNVTKIDALNGNSAYNWSGVSGDVDTKAGRKQIKKDVRAILDGDYETDAREKKAIFRLNDKTNIHPMFQAGVGISRKINKRLNIGIEHQVMLSDNDLLDGFEYRSIYDQSNNNDVSHYTNIRLGINLGSFDKRTEPLYWLNPIDGALNDIAELKQRPVLDLTDSDGDGVIDMLDQEPNTVAGAPVDVRGIALDSDGDGVPDYQDKEPYSPPGYDVDANGVAKIDGPWVTEDEVADMINSRIANIKTEWFLPMIHFDLDKYYIKPEFYGQLHHVATVMKEHPEIKVVADGFADVRNTAEYNNVLSYKRAKASIDYLVEKYGIPRDRFILQYGGENEEIVNDLPDNHRTTTEQERMQYMNRRVEFRVAKPGDQEMAMPEGPDAGKNTPGSSRPGVKYSGNRNSGY, encoded by the coding sequence ATGCAACATCGAATCATATTCTTTTTGTTTGGATTCTTGATTTTTGGAAGCCTGAATGCGCAGGATGATGCCTTTACCAAGCCAATGATCAACGATGACATGACTGTTGATCCGGATCAGAATCACAAATGGAAGATGGGTGAAGCCGGTTATTCTGCCAAACCGAAGGATATGTGGGAATTGGGAATTCATGCTGGCAGTTATTTTATAAATGGCGATGTGGATACCCATTGGCCAAATCTCGGATTAGGCCTGCATCTTAGAAAAGCAATCCATTATGCTTTCTCAGTCCGCGGAGATTTGTTTTATGGTGTCGCTACCGGCCTCGATCCGCAGCGTTCTTCGGATGCCGTTATGAATATTGATCTCATCCCGGCAGTTCGGGATAAAGTGAGTGACCTATACCGCAACTACAAGACAAAATATTTCTATGGCTCCATCCAGGGTGTACTGAATATCGGTAACATCCTGTTTCACCAGGAGCGCAACAAATGGAATACCTACATGTTTTTGGGAATCGGATTGGATAACAACGTCACCAAAATCGATGCTTTGAACGGGAACTCTGCCTACAATTGGTCCGGAGTCAGTGGTGATGTAGACACCAAAGCCGGAAGAAAACAGATTAAAAAGGATGTAAGAGCAATACTGGATGGAGATTACGAAACAGATGCCCGGGAGAAAAAAGCTATTTTCCGTCTCAATGACAAGACCAATATCCATCCGATGTTCCAGGCTGGTGTTGGAATTTCACGTAAAATCAACAAACGGCTGAACATTGGTATTGAACACCAGGTCATGCTGAGTGACAACGATCTGCTTGACGGTTTTGAGTACCGTTCTATTTACGATCAGTCCAATAACAACGACGTTTCACATTATACCAATATTCGTCTGGGGATCAACCTGGGCTCATTTGACAAGCGGACGGAACCCTTGTACTGGTTGAACCCGATAGACGGTGCATTGAATGACATTGCTGAACTGAAACAGCGTCCTGTCCTGGATCTGACGGATTCCGATGGAGACGGTGTGATCGATATGCTGGATCAGGAGCCAAATACCGTTGCCGGCGCCCCGGTTGATGTACGTGGTATTGCCCTGGATAGTGATGGTGATGGTGTTCCGGATTATCAGGACAAAGAGCCTTATTCACCTCCGGGCTATGATGTAGATGCAAATGGAGTTGCCAAGATCGACGGTCCGTGGGTTACCGAAGATGAGGTTGCCGATATGATCAATTCACGGATCGCCAATATTAAAACCGAATGGTTCCTGCCCATGATTCACTTTGATCTGGACAAATACTATATCAAACCGGAATTTTATGGCCAATTGCACCATGTTGCCACAGTAATGAAAGAACATCCGGAGATCAAAGTGGTTGCTGACGGCTTCGCGGACGTGCGTAATACCGCAGAGTATAACAATGTATTGTCCTATAAGCGGGCTAAAGCGTCAATCGATTATCTGGTTGAGAAATACGGGATTCCGCGTGATCGCTTCATTCTGCAGTATGGCGGTGAAAATGAAGAGATCGTGAATGATCTGCCCGACAATCACAGAACAACGACGGAGCAGGAGCGGATGCAATACATGAACCGTCGAGTAGAATTCAGGGTGGCTAAACCTGGTGATCAGGAGATGGCCATGCCAGAAGGACCCGATGCCGGTAAAAACACTCCGGGCTCTTCCCGCCCAGGTGTTAAGTACAGCGGAAATCGTAATTCAGGATACTAA
- a CDS encoding TIGR00730 family Rossman fold protein gives MSESLEKSRPKRTMRQWTTMKGENSWTMFKVIAELVDGFESLNRIGPCVSIFGSARTQPDHPYYQKAVEIAERLTEEGYGIITGGGPGIMEAANKGAYLRGGVSVGLNINLPFEQNHNPFIDDDKNLNHRYFFVRKVMFVKYAQAFVVLPGGFGTMDELFEVVTLIQTKKITNVPVVLVGVQFWSGLKAWIKSTMMETEQNIKPQDLDLIPVTDDIEEVVGIINNFYQEDKGRLKPNYEL, from the coding sequence ATGTCAGAATCGCTGGAAAAATCACGCCCCAAAAGAACCATGCGCCAGTGGACCACCATGAAGGGAGAGAACTCCTGGACCATGTTCAAGGTGATCGCCGAGTTGGTGGATGGTTTTGAGTCTCTGAATCGCATTGGTCCCTGCGTTTCCATCTTTGGATCTGCACGTACCCAGCCGGACCACCCTTATTATCAGAAGGCGGTAGAAATTGCCGAGCGGCTGACCGAGGAGGGTTATGGAATCATCACCGGTGGAGGCCCCGGGATCATGGAGGCCGCGAATAAAGGTGCGTATTTGCGAGGAGGAGTATCCGTAGGATTGAATATTAACCTGCCCTTCGAACAAAATCACAACCCATTCATCGATGACGATAAAAATCTGAATCACCGCTACTTCTTTGTTCGTAAAGTGATGTTCGTTAAGTATGCCCAGGCATTTGTCGTCCTTCCCGGCGGATTTGGTACCATGGATGAATTATTTGAAGTGGTCACATTAATCCAGACCAAAAAAATCACCAATGTACCGGTGGTGCTGGTGGGGGTTCAGTTCTGGTCCGGTTTGAAAGCATGGATCAAGTCAACCATGATGGAGACAGAACAGAACATCAAACCACAGGACCTGGATTTGATACCCGTGACCGATGATATCGAAGAGGTGGTTGGTATCATCAACAATTTCTACCAGGAAGATAAAGGCCGTCTCAAGCCTAATTACGAGCTCTAG
- the recR gene encoding recombination protein RecR, with translation MHLPSKLMQQAVDAFATLPGIGRKTALRMVLHLLKQDPEMVRRFTDDIRAAREEIRECTTCFNLSDDTVCSICADPRRDHQVICVVEGIRDVLAIEETHQYRGMYHVLGGVISPIDGIGPENLHIGELVERLYRDEVREVIMAVSPTIEGETTIYYLSKLLQPTGVRVSTIARGVSFGGELEYADEVTLGRSILARVPYSVTED, from the coding sequence ATGCACTTACCATCGAAACTCATGCAGCAGGCTGTTGATGCCTTTGCGACATTACCAGGGATTGGTAGGAAAACCGCGTTACGTATGGTTTTACACCTGCTGAAGCAGGATCCTGAGATGGTCAGACGCTTTACCGATGACATTCGTGCTGCTCGCGAAGAGATCCGTGAATGTACAACTTGCTTTAACCTCTCCGACGATACGGTCTGCTCGATATGCGCTGACCCCAGAAGGGACCATCAGGTCATCTGCGTGGTGGAAGGGATCCGGGATGTATTGGCCATCGAAGAGACACACCAATACCGGGGCATGTACCATGTTTTGGGTGGAGTTATATCTCCCATTGACGGGATAGGTCCGGAAAATCTCCACATCGGTGAATTGGTCGAGAGGCTGTACCGCGATGAAGTCCGTGAGGTGATCATGGCCGTAAGCCCAACGATCGAGGGTGAAACGACGATCTACTACCTGTCCAAGTTATTACAGCCAACAGGTGTTCGCGTAAGTACCATTGCCCGTGGCGTTTCCTTCGGAGGAGAACTCGAATATGCCGATGAAGTTACCCTCGGCAGGTCTATTTTAGCCAGAGTTCCCTATTCGGTGACCGAAGATTAA
- a CDS encoding pyruvate dehydrogenase complex dihydrolipoamide acetyltransferase, with protein sequence MAEVIRMPRMSDTMEEGVIVSWLKKEGDQVKTGDLLAEIETDKATMDFESLWEGTLLHIGAKEGEAIPIDGIIAVIGKKGEDFKAALANAGNGVPEASAPADSTASSKSSESPAPASATAAKPSATAPATDADTDRLKASPLAKAMAKESGIDIASIKGTGDQGRIVRRDVEAAIETGGTAPAAAVTPVFGQESFEEINVSQMRKTIARRLAESKFSAPHFYLTLEINMGRASDARQRILDMSGEKVSFNDMVVKACAMALRKHPAVNSSWMGDKIRRNHHVHVGVAVAVSEGLLVPVIRHTDLKSMTQINTEVKALAAKAKDKKLQPEEMQGNTFTISNLGMFGIEEFTAIINPPDACILAIGAIIDKPIIQNGAVVAGKMMKVTLSCDHRVVDGATGAQFLQTVKQYLEEPMMMLV encoded by the coding sequence ATGGCTGAGGTAATTCGTATGCCGAGAATGAGTGACACCATGGAAGAAGGTGTCATCGTATCCTGGTTGAAGAAAGAAGGTGACCAGGTGAAGACCGGTGATTTGCTCGCAGAAATTGAAACCGACAAGGCGACCATGGATTTTGAATCCCTGTGGGAGGGTACCTTGCTGCACATTGGCGCCAAGGAAGGTGAAGCCATTCCCATTGATGGCATCATTGCGGTCATCGGCAAAAAAGGAGAAGACTTTAAAGCCGCTCTGGCCAATGCCGGCAATGGAGTTCCCGAAGCCAGCGCACCTGCTGATAGCACCGCCTCATCCAAATCATCTGAAAGTCCTGCACCCGCATCTGCTACAGCCGCTAAACCATCAGCTACCGCTCCGGCAACGGATGCCGACACCGACCGGCTGAAAGCATCGCCGCTGGCGAAAGCCATGGCCAAGGAGTCAGGCATCGACATCGCCTCCATCAAAGGAACAGGAGATCAGGGACGGATCGTACGCAGGGATGTGGAAGCTGCCATTGAAACGGGCGGAACCGCGCCTGCTGCGGCAGTGACACCCGTTTTCGGACAAGAATCTTTTGAAGAGATCAACGTCAGTCAAATGCGGAAGACCATCGCCCGCCGTCTGGCCGAAAGCAAGTTTTCCGCACCGCATTTTTACCTTACCCTGGAAATCAATATGGGCCGGGCCAGCGATGCCCGCCAGCGCATCCTGGATATGAGTGGGGAGAAGGTATCCTTCAACGATATGGTCGTCAAGGCGTGCGCCATGGCTTTACGCAAACATCCTGCCGTCAACTCATCCTGGATGGGTGACAAGATCCGCCGGAATCACCATGTACACGTAGGTGTCGCCGTAGCCGTAAGTGAAGGACTGCTTGTGCCTGTGATCCGCCATACCGATCTGAAGTCCATGACGCAAATCAATACGGAAGTCAAAGCATTGGCTGCCAAAGCCAAAGACAAAAAACTCCAACCGGAAGAGATGCAGGGTAATACGTTTACCATATCCAACCTTGGCATGTTTGGAATTGAGGAATTCACTGCTATCATCAATCCTCCGGACGCGTGCATCCTGGCGATAGGTGCTATTATCGATAAACCCATTATCCAGAATGGCGCTGTGGTAGCCGGCAAGATGATGAAAGTAACCCTCTCGTGTGACCACCGGGTGGTCGATGGAGCTACTGGCGCCCAATTCCTCCAAACCGTAAAACAATACCTGGAAGAGCCAATGATGATGTTGGTTTAA
- a CDS encoding UDP-N-acetylmuramoyl-tripeptide--D-alanyl-D-alanine ligase, which yields MDLTTLYTLYRESKGINTDTRTIEPGMLFFALSGDRFDGHDYVKLALEKGAIAAVVSRRIPGLRDQIVVADVLDTMQSLAHHHRWQFDIPVLGITGSNGKTTTKELIVRVLASRYRVHYTKGNLNNHIGVPITLLAMAPDTEFAVIEMGTNNPGEIAMLSRIAAPDYGLITNIGKAHLEGLGSLEGVQREKRALFDQVASVHGLLFINEDDQRLRDYPYDRVLRYGTAETADFRYTVTGSEPYISIRYENPVGTVDLDSSFYGSYNAPNLMAAATVGAYFGIPWEDIRAGLKHYKPANQRSQELEWQGHHVLLDAYNANPSSMRVAVEHFAQRPRMPKVLILGDMLELGSVAAEEHRLILDLIHAHHWSQVFLVGTLFSELAEDYQAFISVPEMQKTSWKESLQPGSWILVKGSRGIGLEKLLE from the coding sequence ATGGATTTGACCACCCTGTACACGCTTTACCGAGAATCCAAAGGCATCAATACCGATACACGGACCATTGAACCGGGAATGTTGTTTTTTGCCCTTAGCGGGGACCGGTTTGATGGGCATGATTATGTAAAGCTGGCATTGGAAAAGGGCGCGATCGCTGCAGTGGTTTCCCGCCGCATCCCAGGATTAAGAGACCAGATTGTCGTGGCAGATGTCCTTGATACTATGCAGTCACTGGCTCACCATCATCGCTGGCAGTTTGACATCCCGGTGCTGGGTATCACCGGATCCAATGGAAAAACCACAACCAAAGAGCTGATCGTCCGTGTCCTTGCTTCCAGATATCGCGTTCACTATACGAAAGGCAACCTCAATAACCACATCGGTGTTCCCATCACCTTGTTGGCTATGGCCCCGGACACAGAATTTGCTGTTATTGAAATGGGAACCAACAATCCGGGTGAGATAGCGATGCTGAGCCGGATTGCTGCTCCTGATTATGGATTGATAACCAATATTGGCAAGGCACACCTGGAAGGATTAGGATCGCTGGAAGGGGTTCAGCGGGAAAAAAGGGCTCTGTTTGACCAGGTAGCTTCAGTACATGGTTTGCTTTTTATCAATGAGGATGACCAACGGCTGCGGGACTATCCGTATGATCGTGTCCTGCGGTATGGCACCGCGGAGACGGCGGATTTTCGGTATACGGTAACTGGTTCAGAGCCTTACATTTCGATCCGCTATGAGAACCCGGTAGGGACAGTGGACCTGGATAGCTCCTTTTATGGAAGCTATAATGCCCCGAATCTGATGGCTGCGGCCACAGTAGGTGCATACTTCGGGATACCGTGGGAGGATATTCGTGCCGGCCTGAAACATTACAAGCCCGCCAATCAACGATCACAGGAGTTGGAATGGCAGGGCCATCATGTTTTATTGGATGCCTATAATGCCAATCCGAGCAGCATGCGGGTCGCTGTGGAGCATTTTGCCCAACGGCCCCGGATGCCTAAAGTGCTTATTCTGGGTGATATGCTTGAATTGGGAAGTGTGGCTGCAGAAGAACACCGCCTCATCCTGGATTTGATTCATGCTCATCATTGGTCGCAAGTCTTTCTGGTCGGAACACTATTCAGTGAACTGGCTGAAGATTATCAGGCGTTCATTTCCGTCCCTGAAATGCAAAAGACCTCATGGAAAGAATCTCTGCAACCCGGATCCTGGATTCTGGTCAAAGGATCACGCGGCATTGGACTGGAGAAATTGCTGGAATGA
- a CDS encoding amidohydrolase has protein sequence MTEHRLIHHIKKASEQHLESVIKDRRHLHMHPELSFQEQATGRYIQDRLRDLGIPFTAGWAEHGVVAEIQGAKPGKGFMALRADIDALPILEENEVPYRSQNPGVMHACGHDVHTSSLLGVAAILQDIREHFAGTVRLIFQPAEEKLPGGASLLIKEGVLTNPVPQGILGQHVHPPLEAGMVGFREGMYMASCDEIYITLIGKGGHGAVPQDCIDPVLMSAHVLTGLQQVVARKSDPLVPSVLSFGKIQSAGGANNIIPNTVRLEGTFRTMNEEWRREAHEWIRTTVQNICASMGGACDIDLQIGYPYLINDEKLTAASVGFAGDFLGKDKVVRLEPRMSAEDFSYYSQVIPACFYRLGTGNKSRNITSPVHSTTFDVDEKAFEISSGLMAYMALRHLGND, from the coding sequence ATGACTGAGCACCGTCTGATACATCATATAAAAAAGGCTTCCGAACAACATCTGGAATCGGTGATTAAGGACCGGCGACACCTGCATATGCACCCTGAATTATCCTTTCAGGAACAGGCGACCGGAAGATATATCCAGGATCGGCTCCGGGACCTCGGTATACCCTTTACCGCCGGATGGGCAGAACATGGCGTTGTCGCTGAAATCCAGGGCGCTAAGCCCGGTAAAGGATTTATGGCTTTGCGGGCGGATATCGATGCCCTGCCGATCCTGGAAGAAAATGAAGTGCCCTATCGCTCTCAAAATCCAGGTGTCATGCATGCCTGCGGACATGATGTGCACACTTCTTCGCTGCTGGGTGTCGCAGCTATCCTACAGGATATCCGGGAACATTTTGCGGGCACGGTGCGCCTTATTTTTCAGCCGGCAGAAGAAAAGCTGCCAGGGGGAGCATCCCTGCTGATCAAGGAAGGTGTCCTGACCAATCCGGTCCCTCAGGGTATACTGGGGCAGCACGTGCATCCGCCGCTTGAAGCCGGAATGGTTGGTTTCCGGGAAGGTATGTATATGGCATCCTGTGATGAGATCTATATTACGCTCATAGGTAAGGGGGGACACGGTGCAGTGCCTCAGGACTGTATCGATCCGGTTCTGATGTCAGCACATGTACTCACCGGTCTTCAGCAGGTGGTGGCCCGGAAAAGTGATCCATTGGTTCCATCGGTATTATCCTTTGGTAAAATTCAGTCGGCTGGGGGTGCCAATAACATCATCCCCAATACCGTACGGCTGGAGGGGACATTTCGAACCATGAATGAGGAGTGGCGTCGTGAAGCGCACGAATGGATACGTACCACGGTGCAAAACATCTGTGCAAGCATGGGTGGCGCCTGTGATATTGATCTGCAGATAGGTTATCCGTACCTGATTAACGATGAAAAACTGACGGCGGCTTCCGTCGGATTCGCAGGTGATTTTCTCGGGAAAGATAAAGTTGTCCGGTTGGAGCCCCGGATGTCCGCAGAGGACTTTTCCTATTATTCACAGGTGATTCCCGCCTGTTTTTACCGGCTGGGTACGGGTAATAAATCCAGGAATATTACTTCTCCCGTGCATTCCACCACATTTGATGTGGATGAGAAAGCCTTTGAAATCAGCTCAGGGTTGATGGCCTATATGGCGCTGCGGCATTTGGGAAATGATTGA
- a CDS encoding sigma-54-dependent Fis family transcriptional regulator: MARILIVDDEKSIRRTLKEILEFEKYTVDEAIDGLDCLTKVKQNSYDVILLDIKMPNLDGMEALDRIQVISPDTPVVMISGHATIDTAVEAVKKGAFDFISKPPDLNRMLITLRNAMDRSSLISQQRVLQHKVAKSKVQEIIGDSEPITMIKETIDRVAPTEARILVTGQNGTGKELVARWVHEKSHRRENPIVEVNCAAIPSELIESELFGHEKGAFTSAIKQRIGKFEQANGGTLFLDEIGDMSLSAQAKVLRALQEYKIVRVGGDREIKVDVRVVAATNKDLRKEIEKGRFREDLYHRLAVIIIDVPALDQRKEDIPLLVNHFSEMICADYGIPAKAFTDKALNELQSMHWSGNIRELRNVVERLIILGENEITAKDVMNYVFPADQGPTRQVHELFRSFKSLQDVKAYIEKEYESFRDVAEIQ, translated from the coding sequence ATGGCTCGAATACTAATCGTTGATGATGAGAAAAGCATCCGAAGAACACTAAAAGAGATCCTGGAATTTGAAAAGTACACCGTTGATGAGGCTATCGACGGGCTTGACTGTCTTACCAAAGTCAAACAAAACAGTTACGACGTCATCTTACTGGACATCAAAATGCCCAACCTGGATGGTATGGAAGCCCTGGATCGCATTCAGGTGATCAGTCCGGACACCCCGGTGGTCATGATTTCCGGTCATGCCACCATCGATACTGCCGTCGAAGCTGTCAAAAAAGGCGCTTTTGACTTCATATCCAAACCACCGGATCTTAACCGGATGCTTATCACGCTGCGTAATGCAATGGATCGCAGCAGCCTGATATCACAGCAACGTGTATTACAGCATAAAGTAGCGAAAAGCAAAGTGCAGGAGATCATTGGTGACTCTGAACCCATCACCATGATCAAAGAGACCATCGACCGGGTAGCGCCTACCGAAGCCCGTATCCTCGTAACCGGCCAGAATGGAACTGGCAAAGAATTGGTGGCGCGCTGGGTCCACGAGAAGAGTCACCGGAGGGAAAACCCCATCGTAGAGGTCAATTGTGCAGCAATACCTTCTGAACTCATCGAGTCCGAATTATTCGGCCACGAGAAAGGAGCCTTCACTTCTGCGATCAAACAGCGGATTGGTAAATTTGAACAGGCCAACGGAGGAACACTGTTTTTGGATGAGATAGGAGATATGAGCCTTTCGGCACAGGCAAAGGTGCTGCGGGCCCTGCAGGAATATAAAATTGTACGGGTTGGCGGAGATCGGGAGATCAAAGTTGATGTGAGAGTCGTGGCCGCTACCAATAAAGATCTGCGCAAAGAAATTGAAAAGGGCAGATTCCGTGAGGACCTTTACCATCGTCTTGCCGTGATCATCATTGATGTCCCGGCACTGGATCAGCGGAAAGAAGATATCCCGTTATTGGTCAATCATTTCAGTGAGATGATCTGTGCGGATTATGGAATTCCGGCCAAAGCATTTACCGATAAAGCGCTGAATGAACTTCAGAGCATGCATTGGTCCGGGAATATTCGTGAATTGCGGAACGTGGTCGAACGCCTGATAATCCTGGGCGAGAATGAGATCACGGCCAAAGATGTAATGAATTACGTCTTCCCGGCAGATCAGGGGCCAACGCGGCAGGTTCACGAACTATTCCGCAGCTTCAAATCTCTGCAGGATGTTAAGGCTTACATCGAAAAGGAATACGAGTCCTTTCGGGATGTAGCTGAAATACAATAA